One stretch of Carassius gibelio isolate Cgi1373 ecotype wild population from Czech Republic chromosome B1, carGib1.2-hapl.c, whole genome shotgun sequence DNA includes these proteins:
- the dkk2 gene encoding dickkopf-related protein 2: MLNDSRSLSFWMLMLMIAVVRMGEAQGTESEAQVNSIKSLEPQTAANRSSDGPKKDNIPAQGHPCSSDKECTVGTYCHSPQHAPSRCLTCRRRKKRCHRDSMCCPGNRCSNYICIPISERALTKSPMDEHSKLSNKEKGWRRNGKTQTKIPLKGHEGDPCLRSSDCSEGYCCARHFWTKICKPVLRQGEVCTKQRKKGSHSLEIFQRCDCAKGLACKVWKDATSFSRSRLHVCQRI; encoded by the exons aTGCTGAACGATTCGCGGAGTCTGAGCTTTTGGATGTTGATGCTGATGATCGCGGTAGTGCGGATGGGAGAAGCTCAAGGGACCGAGAGCGAAGCTCAGGTGAACTCCATCAAATCACTGGAGCCACAGACCGCCGCCAACCGCTCCAGCGACGGCCCCAAGAAAGACAACATCCCCGCTCAG GGTCATCCATGCAGCAGTGATAAAGAGTGCACAGTAGGAACGTACTGCCACAGTCCTCAGCACGCCCCGTCCCGCTGCCTCACCTGCCGCAGGAGAAAGAAGCGCTGCCACAGAGACAGCATGTGCTGCCCTGGGAACCGCTGCAGCAACT ACATCTGCATCCCCATCTCAGAGCGTGCCCTGACCAAGTCACCTATGGACGAGCACAGCAAGCTTTCCAACAAAGAGAAAGGCTGGAGGAGGAACGGCAAAACTCAGACCAAGATCCCTCTCAAAG GTCACGAGGGCGACCCTTGCCTGCGATCTTCCGACTGCTCGGAGGGCTACTGCTGCGCTCGCCACTTCTGGACCAAAATCTGCAAGCCTGTGCTGCGGCAGGGCGAAGTCTGCACCAAACAGCGCAAGAAAGGCTCCCACAGCCTGGAGATCTTCCAGCGCTGCGACTGTGCCAAAGGACTTGCCTGCAAGGTATGGAAAGACGCCACCAGCTTCTCCAGGTCCAGGCTGCACGTGTGCCAGAGGATCTGA